CATCGCGATGGTCCAGCACAAGACGAACCGCCTTCGCCCGCGTGTCCCGGTCGTACTTGCTCGGCATGACATGCACCTTCCCAAGGAAGGAGGTGCGCATCAAACGCGGGATGGTTCAAATATTTTGATATAGGTTGCTCTGGTTAGCAATCCGATCAGGCTGTTGCTTGGGTCTGCTGCACGAATAGGTGACATCTGAGTTGGCTTGCCCAGCATGGGCGGGCTGGAAGGATGTCCCCATGGCAAGGCCCTACCCCCGCGAGTTCCGCGACGACGTCGTCCGGGTCGCTCGCAACCGCGATGACGGTGTAACGATCGAGCAGATCGCCACCGATTTCGGAGTGCACCCGATGACGCTGCAGAAATGGCTCCGTCAGGCCGACATCGACGAAGGCACCAAGCCCGGCAAGAGCGCCAGCGAGTCCGGTGAGCTGCGCGAAGCC
The nucleotide sequence above comes from Mycobacterium kiyosense. Encoded proteins:
- a CDS encoding transposase, whose product is MARPYPREFRDDVVRVARNRDDGVTIEQIATDFGVHPMTLQKWLRQADIDEGTKPGKSASESGELREARRRIKLLEQENEVLRRAAAYLSQANLPGKGSTRS